From Saccharothrix espanaensis DSM 44229, the proteins below share one genomic window:
- a CDS encoding antitoxin, with product MNFDDIKNKALELAEENHEKVDQGIDAAADFIAGKFGHEEQVKGVAEKAKDILPGGE from the coding sequence ATGAACTTCGACGACATCAAGAACAAGGCGCTCGAACTGGCCGAGGAGAACCACGAGAAGGTGGACCAGGGCATCGACGCGGCCGCCGACTTCATCGCCGGCAAGTTCGGCCACGAGGAGCAGGTCAAGGGCGTGGCCGAGAAGGCCAAGGACATCCTCCCGGGTGGAGAGTGA
- a CDS encoding putative glycolipid-binding domain-containing protein — MNSFNTAERVAPSGEARSPSAQIVTWQGYDVARLEQVRFLLSERRLRASGRLVSAGPDEQFSGSFEVSVGETGAVTRLLLRTATVSEERQISVSRSSEGVWLVDAGQGAERADFDGAVDVDVQFAVLFNAIPIRRLGLQNEPGEQELPVVYVTLPDLSVRLVRQTYRTVSVGDEQSVVSFESGDFQQDITVDKTGLVLDYPQIAHRI, encoded by the coding sequence GTGAATTCGTTCAACACGGCTGAGCGGGTGGCCCCCAGCGGGGAGGCCCGCTCTCCTTCCGCGCAGATCGTGACCTGGCAGGGCTACGACGTGGCCCGACTGGAGCAGGTCCGGTTCCTGCTGTCCGAACGCAGGCTGAGGGCGTCCGGGCGGCTGGTGTCGGCCGGGCCGGACGAGCAGTTCAGCGGGTCGTTCGAGGTGTCCGTCGGTGAGACCGGCGCGGTCACCCGCCTGCTGCTGCGCACCGCGACGGTGTCCGAGGAGCGGCAGATCTCGGTGTCCCGGTCGTCGGAGGGCGTCTGGCTGGTCGACGCGGGGCAGGGTGCCGAACGTGCGGACTTCGACGGCGCGGTCGACGTCGACGTCCAGTTCGCGGTCCTGTTCAACGCGATCCCGATCCGCCGGCTGGGCTTGCAGAACGAGCCGGGAGAGCAGGAACTGCCAGTCGTGTACGTGACCCTGCCCGACCTGTCGGTCCGCTTGGTGCGCCAGACGTACCGCACCGTGTCGGTGGGCGACGAGCAGTCGGTGGTGTCGTTCGAGAGCGGCGACTTCCAACAGGACATCACGGTCGACAAGACCGGCCTGGTACTGGACTACCCCCAAATAGCCCACCGCATCTGA
- a CDS encoding NAD-dependent epimerase/dehydratase family protein has translation MRVLVTGSRGYLGRSIVGQLVEAGHEVVPFAGDVRTADIPSSDGVIHLAALARVRESFEDPLSYYDVNVTGTLRLLKSGAPRFVFASTAGVYGTPRGHVLTEEHPRVPTNPYAATKAAAEDALAWTARTGALSAATLRLFNLAGGGDRDETRVVTRACAVAAGRLPSMEVYGDGSAVRDFVHVADAARAFVLALEHRAPGHEAYNVGATPASVADVLAAVHRVTGVPVTADHRPAHPGETREMRADTTKLRALGWRPVESDLDSLVGSQWAAEGPHRTA, from the coding sequence ATGCGCGTTCTGGTCACCGGGAGCCGCGGCTACCTGGGGCGAAGCATTGTCGGACAGCTGGTCGAGGCGGGTCACGAGGTCGTCCCGTTCGCCGGGGACGTCCGGACGGCGGACATCCCGTCGTCGGACGGGGTGATCCACTTGGCGGCGCTGGCCCGCGTGCGGGAATCGTTCGAGGACCCCCTCTCGTACTACGACGTGAACGTCACCGGAACCCTTCGTCTGCTGAAGTCCGGAGCACCCCGGTTCGTGTTCGCCTCCACCGCGGGTGTCTACGGCACGCCGCGTGGTCACGTGCTCACCGAGGAGCACCCGCGCGTACCGACGAATCCCTACGCGGCGACCAAAGCCGCCGCCGAGGACGCGCTGGCGTGGACCGCCCGGACCGGCGCGCTGTCCGCCGCGACCCTGCGGCTGTTCAACCTCGCGGGCGGCGGCGACCGCGACGAGACCCGAGTGGTGACCAGGGCGTGCGCGGTGGCGGCGGGCCGGCTGCCGTCGATGGAGGTCTACGGGGACGGGTCGGCGGTGCGGGACTTCGTGCACGTCGCGGACGCGGCGCGGGCGTTCGTGCTGGCGCTGGAGCACCGAGCGCCGGGGCACGAGGCCTACAACGTCGGCGCGACCCCGGCCTCGGTGGCGGACGTGCTGGCGGCGGTGCACCGGGTGACCGGCGTCCCGGTGACCGCCGACCACCGGCCAGCACATCCCGGTGAGACCAGGGAGATGCGCGCCGACACCACCAAGCTGCGCGCCCTGGGCTGGCGTCCGGTCGAGTCCGACCTCGACTCCCTGGTCGGCTCGCAGTGGGCGGCGGAAGGTCCACACCGGACGGCGTGA
- a CDS encoding thioester domain-containing protein has protein sequence MGAAVLGASLLFVSALPAAADAVKVTPHPAADEPGMGVHLLDKQGKPVRKDGVNAELIGLKIIENGKEQTATAYCVELPTPLEDSTPLEEVPWNEHPNPDTKFKQNAAKVNWILHHSYPTLSVEQVQTAFGLSDLKRSSVIAGTQAAIWHFTDEVTLDEKDPTGEKDDKVDADVLALYKKLTGPDNVGIGEEPAPTLSIDPKELEGKAGTLIGPFTVKTTADKVIVEASVPNGVTFTDKDGTPLDIVQKSDVNAKAETKVGEIFVKVDEGVEPGSVEFTVHATAQLHHGRLFVASDRNKKTQSLVIAKPTDVDAKDKAKAKWSENTTTTTTTTAPTTTTTEETTTTVAPTTTTTTTAAPAGPGTNDDDLASTGASIFVPLLIGIGLLGAGAAALIIVRRKKTA, from the coding sequence ATGGGGGCTGCGGTCCTCGGCGCCTCGCTACTGTTCGTGTCCGCCCTGCCGGCCGCGGCCGACGCCGTCAAGGTGACGCCGCACCCCGCGGCGGACGAGCCCGGCATGGGCGTGCACCTGCTGGACAAGCAGGGCAAGCCCGTCCGCAAGGACGGCGTGAACGCCGAGCTCATCGGGCTCAAGATCATCGAGAACGGCAAGGAGCAGACCGCCACCGCGTACTGCGTGGAGCTGCCGACGCCGCTGGAGGACAGCACTCCGCTGGAGGAGGTGCCCTGGAACGAGCACCCGAACCCGGACACCAAGTTCAAGCAGAACGCGGCCAAGGTCAACTGGATCCTGCACCACAGCTACCCGACCCTCTCGGTCGAGCAGGTCCAGACGGCGTTCGGCCTCTCCGACCTCAAGCGGAGCTCGGTCATCGCGGGCACCCAGGCCGCGATCTGGCACTTCACCGACGAGGTCACCCTCGACGAGAAGGACCCGACCGGCGAGAAGGACGACAAGGTCGACGCCGACGTCCTCGCCCTCTACAAGAAGCTCACCGGTCCGGACAACGTGGGCATCGGCGAGGAGCCGGCCCCGACCCTGTCCATCGACCCGAAGGAGCTCGAGGGCAAGGCCGGCACGCTGATCGGCCCGTTCACCGTCAAGACGACGGCGGACAAGGTCATCGTCGAGGCGAGCGTCCCCAACGGCGTGACCTTCACCGACAAGGACGGCACGCCGCTCGACATCGTGCAGAAGTCCGACGTCAACGCCAAGGCCGAGACCAAGGTCGGCGAGATCTTCGTCAAGGTCGACGAGGGCGTCGAGCCCGGCTCGGTCGAGTTCACCGTGCACGCCACCGCGCAGCTGCACCACGGCCGCTTGTTCGTGGCCAGTGACCGCAACAAGAAGACCCAGTCGCTGGTGATCGCCAAGCCGACCGACGTGGACGCCAAGGACAAGGCGAAGGCCAAGTGGTCGGAGAACACCACCACGACCACCACCACGACCGCGCCGACGACCACCACCACGGAGGAGACGACCACCACCGTCGCCCCCACCACCACGACCACCACGACGGCCGCCCCGGCCGGCCCCGGCACCAACGATGACGACCTGGCCTCCACCGGTGCGTCCATCTTCGTGCCGCTGCTGATCGGCATCGGCCTGCTCGGCGCCGGCGCCGCCGCACTGATCATCGTGCGCCGCAAGAAGACCGCGTAG
- a CDS encoding ATP-grasp domain-containing protein, which translates to MDHVLSALQERLGTLFGDRLVVLAGGTRLSTRAGELHQLGARHTLVLSTDDHAPLHDSGVARWVTLGIAGGFVAVEQNRLTRLLTSPNRRVRQVLEDFDPAGEALVISTPYVHTPEFAGRPVLNARRPEWVELENKTTIDALWDELSAPRAPAVVLDLDFEGLWDATLELDRGAGVVWSGDGPAINGGANFVRRVRDRQEALDAFEVLRPKCDFVRVMPFLEGIPVSVHGIVFPDGTAVLRPIEMVVPRRAGQARFLYAGCASYYDPPTRIREEMRNLARRVGERLRETVDYRGTFTLDGIATADGFLPTEINTRYGGAMTCFEDALPQLPLALVQVALVAGHDLGVSSIEFEELLVNAADDYRQGTVGANVRAVNPTETVERPIVFTEWSCRFAHPEESPHGALRLRPSPLGARLELDFFADQLPPGRPVVALTVAAFALADQEWQTAMGPLEPAVPVEDEVAAAPVVELDAVTA; encoded by the coding sequence ATGGATCATGTCCTTTCCGCGCTCCAAGAGCGCCTCGGCACCCTGTTCGGCGACCGGCTGGTCGTGCTCGCGGGCGGTACTCGGCTGAGTACCCGCGCCGGTGAGCTGCACCAGCTCGGGGCTCGCCACACGCTCGTGCTGTCGACGGACGATCACGCGCCGCTGCACGACTCCGGGGTGGCCCGCTGGGTCACGCTGGGCATCGCGGGCGGCTTCGTCGCGGTCGAGCAGAACCGGCTGACCCGGCTGCTGACCTCGCCCAACCGCCGGGTCCGGCAGGTCCTGGAGGACTTCGACCCGGCCGGCGAAGCGCTGGTGATCAGCACGCCGTACGTGCACACCCCCGAGTTCGCGGGCCGGCCGGTGCTCAACGCGCGCCGCCCCGAATGGGTGGAACTGGAGAACAAGACCACGATCGACGCGCTGTGGGACGAGCTGTCCGCGCCGCGCGCCCCGGCCGTGGTGCTGGACCTCGACTTCGAGGGCCTGTGGGACGCCACCCTGGAGCTGGACCGGGGCGCGGGCGTGGTGTGGTCCGGCGACGGGCCCGCCATCAACGGCGGCGCGAACTTCGTGCGCCGGGTCCGCGACCGCCAGGAGGCGCTCGACGCGTTCGAGGTGCTCCGGCCCAAGTGCGACTTCGTCCGGGTGATGCCGTTCCTGGAAGGCATCCCGGTCAGCGTGCACGGGATCGTGTTCCCGGACGGCACCGCCGTGCTGCGGCCGATCGAGATGGTCGTCCCGCGCCGCGCCGGCCAGGCCCGGTTCCTCTACGCGGGCTGCGCCTCCTACTACGACCCGCCGACCCGGATCCGCGAGGAGATGCGCAACCTGGCCCGCCGGGTCGGCGAGCGGCTGCGCGAGACCGTCGACTACCGGGGCACCTTCACCCTGGACGGCATCGCCACCGCGGACGGCTTCCTGCCCACCGAGATCAACACCCGCTACGGCGGCGCGATGACCTGCTTCGAGGACGCCCTCCCGCAGCTCCCGCTGGCCCTGGTGCAGGTCGCCCTGGTCGCCGGGCACGACCTCGGCGTCTCCTCGATCGAGTTCGAGGAGCTGCTGGTCAACGCCGCCGACGACTACCGGCAGGGCACGGTCGGCGCGAACGTCCGCGCGGTCAACCCGACCGAGACGGTGGAACGGCCGATCGTGTTCACCGAGTGGTCGTGCCGGTTCGCCCACCCCGAGGAGAGCCCGCACGGCGCGCTGCGGCTGCGGCCCTCGCCGCTGGGCGCGCGGCTGGAGCTGGACTTCTTCGCCGACCAGCTGCCGCCCGGCCGGCCCGTGGTGGCGCTGACGGTGGCCGCGTTCGCCCTCGCCGACCAGGAGTGGCAGACCGCGATGGGGCCGCTGGAACCGGCCGTGCCGGTCGAGGACGAGGTCGCGGCCGCGCCCGTGGTCGAACTGGACGCGGTCACCGCCTGA
- a CDS encoding helix-turn-helix transcriptional regulator, whose protein sequence is MGKPTKVTNTIRALRFAHGGMTQAELAARVDVTRQTINAIEQGKYSPTLEMAFQIARVFGVPLVEVFHYPEEEA, encoded by the coding sequence TTGGGCAAGCCGACGAAGGTCACCAACACCATCCGCGCCCTGCGGTTCGCGCACGGCGGGATGACGCAGGCCGAACTGGCCGCGCGGGTCGACGTGACCCGCCAGACGATCAACGCGATCGAGCAGGGCAAGTACTCGCCGACGCTGGAGATGGCGTTCCAGATCGCCCGGGTGTTCGGCGTCCCGCTGGTCGAGGTCTTCCACTACCCGGAGGAGGAAGCGTGA
- a CDS encoding DNA cytosine methyltransferase, with protein MRGPSYKVVDLFSGAGGMSLGFQAHRDFTVVGAADAQIGKPSSRLGSLRCNGTYRDNIGVDPLQVDLGRLDPAVLREVWGLRRGELDVLVACPPCSGFTRITAANHLRDDPRNSLVGRVAAYVAELRPRVMLLENARELVKGKQRHHLDGLADQLLELGYEVDASSHMLSRFGLPQLRERAVVVAVDRGVPLRTMDDLWAGWEVRPAAVTVRRAIGKLPFVAAGAADPEDAMHVSPSFRRGRSLDRMRAIPANGGSWGDLVGSPAEQLLNPAQHKIIEDGKWGSHPDVYGRMWWDEPARTIKRECGHVGNGRYAHPEQDRLCTVREMALLQGFPRKFRFDVSIIGNAYRHLGDAVPPLVSYQLAALCKWILAGQPPTAKDLCLPGTSLRVGDVRPVAAADLVA; from the coding sequence GTGCGCGGACCCTCCTACAAGGTTGTCGACCTGTTCTCCGGCGCGGGCGGCATGAGCCTGGGGTTCCAAGCGCACCGGGACTTCACCGTCGTGGGCGCGGCGGACGCGCAGATCGGCAAGCCCTCCTCGCGGCTGGGGTCGTTGCGCTGCAACGGGACCTACCGGGACAACATCGGCGTCGACCCGTTGCAGGTCGACCTGGGCCGGCTCGACCCGGCGGTGCTGCGCGAGGTGTGGGGGCTGCGGCGGGGTGAGCTGGACGTGCTGGTGGCGTGCCCGCCGTGCTCGGGCTTCACCCGGATCACCGCCGCCAACCACCTGCGCGACGACCCGCGCAACTCGCTGGTCGGGCGGGTCGCGGCGTACGTGGCCGAGCTGCGGCCCCGGGTCATGCTGCTGGAGAACGCCCGCGAGCTGGTGAAGGGCAAGCAGCGGCACCACCTCGACGGGCTGGCCGACCAGTTGCTGGAGCTCGGGTACGAGGTAGACGCGTCGTCGCACATGCTGTCCCGGTTCGGGCTGCCCCAGCTGCGCGAGCGGGCCGTGGTGGTCGCGGTGGACCGCGGGGTGCCGCTGCGGACCATGGACGACCTGTGGGCCGGCTGGGAGGTGCGCCCGGCGGCCGTGACGGTGCGGCGGGCGATCGGCAAGCTGCCGTTCGTGGCGGCGGGCGCGGCCGACCCCGAGGACGCGATGCACGTGTCCCCGTCGTTCCGGCGCGGCCGGTCGCTGGACCGGATGAGGGCGATCCCGGCGAACGGCGGGTCGTGGGGCGACCTGGTGGGCTCGCCCGCCGAGCAGCTGCTCAACCCGGCCCAGCACAAGATCATCGAAGACGGGAAGTGGGGCTCGCACCCGGACGTCTACGGGCGGATGTGGTGGGACGAGCCGGCGCGGACCATCAAGCGGGAGTGCGGGCACGTCGGCAACGGTCGCTACGCGCACCCGGAGCAGGACCGGCTGTGCACGGTCCGGGAGATGGCGCTGTTGCAGGGGTTCCCCCGGAAGTTCCGGTTCGACGTGTCGATCATCGGCAACGCGTACCGGCATCTGGGTGATGCGGTTCCCCCGTTGGTGTCGTACCAGCTCGCGGCGTTGTGCAAGTGGATCCTCGCTGGTCAGCCGCCCACGGCGAAGGATCTGTGCCTTCCGGGGACGTCGCTGCGCGTGGGCGACGTTCGGCCGGTCGCCGCGGCGGACCTGGTCGCCTAG
- a CDS encoding S8 family serine peptidase yields MGIATAAVVALSVVPASAQGGTISGADSADAVADNYIVVLKDRAGIEAASTREGVEVTRRYEKVVDGFSATMTAEVARSLAADPSVASVVQDQVVRKYDVQPTPPSWGLDRLDQRSRPLDSQYAYQNDGGGAHVYVLDTGIRTSHVQFGGRATFDHNSIDTNNTDCHGHGTHVAGTVGGKDVGVAKGVRLHAVKVLNCAGSGTLASVIGGLDWVVANKVSPAVVNMSLGGAANELLDTAVNKTIAAGVTVVVAAGNGNADACNDSPARVPNAITVAASDRNDAQAGFSNFGACVDLYAPGVEIVSASIDDDDDLVDADGTSMASPHVAGVAALYLKSQPGATPAAVRDAVIAAGTGNKITNATPGTANVLLHSGVVQTAPTRPDWLIHGEELLRGQSRTSADGEYLLVLQNDGNLVLYNRAGVAQWSTDTWGTDASRLYLQYDGNLVLYSDAGAVKWSTRTPGSAADRLAVQEDGNVVLYGPTYQVFWHRKQ; encoded by the coding sequence GCACAGGGGGGCACAATCTCGGGCGCGGACAGCGCGGACGCTGTCGCGGACAACTACATCGTGGTCCTCAAGGACCGCGCGGGGATCGAGGCCGCCTCGACCCGTGAAGGCGTCGAGGTCACCCGCCGCTACGAGAAGGTGGTCGACGGGTTCTCGGCGACCATGACCGCGGAGGTGGCGCGGTCGTTGGCCGCGGACCCGTCGGTCGCCTCGGTGGTGCAGGACCAGGTGGTGCGCAAGTACGACGTGCAGCCGACCCCGCCGTCGTGGGGGCTCGACCGGCTCGACCAGCGCAGCCGGCCGCTGGACAGCCAGTACGCCTACCAGAACGACGGCGGCGGCGCGCACGTCTACGTGCTCGACACCGGCATCCGGACCTCGCACGTCCAGTTCGGTGGTCGGGCGACGTTCGACCACAACTCGATCGACACGAACAACACCGACTGCCACGGGCACGGCACGCACGTCGCGGGCACCGTCGGCGGCAAGGACGTCGGTGTCGCCAAGGGCGTCCGGCTGCACGCCGTGAAGGTGCTGAACTGCGCGGGCAGCGGCACGCTCGCCAGCGTCATCGGCGGCCTGGACTGGGTGGTGGCCAACAAGGTCAGCCCGGCCGTGGTGAACATGAGCCTCGGCGGTGCGGCCAACGAGCTGCTGGACACGGCGGTGAACAAGACGATCGCCGCCGGGGTCACCGTCGTCGTGGCGGCCGGCAACGGCAACGCGGACGCGTGCAACGACTCGCCCGCCCGCGTGCCGAACGCCATCACGGTGGCGGCGTCGGACCGGAACGACGCGCAGGCGGGCTTCTCCAACTTCGGTGCGTGCGTCGACCTGTACGCGCCGGGCGTGGAGATCGTCTCCGCGTCGATCGACGATGACGACGACCTCGTCGACGCGGACGGCACGTCGATGGCGTCCCCGCACGTCGCGGGTGTCGCCGCCCTCTACCTGAAGTCGCAGCCGGGTGCCACCCCGGCGGCGGTCCGGGACGCGGTTATCGCGGCCGGGACCGGGAACAAGATCACCAACGCGACGCCGGGCACGGCGAACGTCCTGCTGCACTCCGGTGTCGTCCAGACGGCCCCGACGCGGCCGGACTGGCTGATCCACGGTGAGGAGCTGCTGCGCGGCCAATCCCGCACGTCGGCCGACGGCGAGTACCTCCTGGTGCTCCAGAACGACGGCAACCTGGTGCTCTACAACCGCGCCGGCGTGGCGCAGTGGTCCACGGACACCTGGGGCACCGACGCGTCCCGCCTGTACCTTCAGTACGACGGCAACCTGGTGCTGTACTCCGACGCCGGGGCGGTGAAGTGGTCGACCCGCACGCCGGGTTCGGCGGCTGACCGGCTCGCGGTGCAGGAGGACGGCAACGTGGTGCTGTACGGCCCGACCTACCAGGTCTTCTGGCACCGCAAGCAGTAG
- a CDS encoding NAD(P)-dependent alcohol dehydrogenase: MKAVVQERYGVPAEVLRLRDVAVPEVGAGEVLVRVGASPVSGTDWHLVLGLPYAARFVTGLRRPANLVFGLEFAGTVTAVGPGVPDRQVGDEVFGWHGGAFAEYISVPAGQMTRKPRNLSVEHAAAVPIASFTALQAVRDLGRVRPGQEVLISGASGCVGTYAVQIAKALGARVTGICGADKADLVRSLGADRVVDYREQRLRDVGERFDVLVDIYGNPSLADCGAVLKPGGTLVFVGGTGGRLFMGTDRWLRGLLVAPFRDFTVRALVHKDRHDDLVTMREFIESGAVTPVVGQVYGLDRVAEAIEDVRAGRVRGQAVVAL; encoded by the coding sequence GTGAAGGCGGTCGTGCAGGAGCGGTACGGGGTCCCGGCGGAAGTCCTGCGGCTGCGGGACGTCGCGGTGCCCGAGGTCGGGGCGGGCGAGGTGCTGGTGCGGGTCGGCGCGTCGCCGGTGTCCGGGACGGACTGGCACCTGGTGCTCGGGCTGCCCTACGCCGCGCGGTTCGTGACGGGGTTGCGAAGACCGGCCAACCTCGTGTTCGGGCTGGAGTTCGCGGGCACGGTCACCGCCGTCGGTCCGGGCGTGCCGGACCGGCAAGTCGGTGACGAGGTGTTCGGCTGGCACGGCGGGGCGTTCGCCGAGTACATCTCGGTGCCCGCCGGGCAGATGACCCGCAAGCCGCGCAACCTGTCCGTCGAGCACGCCGCGGCGGTGCCGATCGCCTCGTTCACCGCGTTGCAGGCCGTGCGGGACCTGGGCCGGGTCCGGCCGGGGCAGGAGGTGCTGATCTCCGGGGCGTCCGGGTGCGTCGGCACCTACGCCGTGCAGATCGCGAAGGCGCTCGGCGCGCGGGTCACCGGCATCTGCGGCGCGGACAAGGCGGACCTGGTGCGGTCGCTGGGCGCGGACCGGGTCGTGGACTACCGGGAGCAGCGGCTGAGGGACGTCGGCGAGCGGTTCGACGTGCTGGTCGACATCTACGGCAACCCGTCGCTGGCCGACTGCGGCGCCGTGCTCAAACCCGGCGGGACGCTGGTGTTCGTCGGCGGCACCGGCGGGCGGCTGTTCATGGGCACCGACCGCTGGCTGCGCGGGCTGCTCGTCGCGCCGTTCCGGGACTTCACGGTCAGGGCACTGGTGCACAAGGACCGCCACGACGACCTGGTGACCATGCGCGAGTTCATCGAATCGGGCGCGGTCACGCCGGTCGTCGGGCAGGTCTACGGGCTCGACCGGGTCGCCGAGGCGATCGAGGACGTCCGCGCCGGGCGGGTGCGCGGCCAGGCCGTCGTGGCCCTCTGA
- a CDS encoding serine hydrolase domain-containing protein codes for MESLRVVSEWPVEHAAAVVVDAGGHVLGTAGPVEHRFPLASVTKLLTSYAVLVAVEEGAVEWDRPAGPEGSTLRHLIAHTSGLAFDSADVQAAPGTKRIYSNTGFEVLADAVTAATGIPFADYLAEAVLAPLGMSSSDLDGSPAAGATSTVADLARFAAEVQAPKLVSAALVAEATAVAFPGLRGVLPGYGSQRENDWGLGFEIRAAKSPHWTGATSSPRTFGHFGQSGTFLWCDPDAGVACVALTDRRFGEWAVAAWPPFTDGVLAELR; via the coding sequence ATGGAGAGCTTGCGCGTGGTGTCCGAGTGGCCGGTGGAGCACGCGGCCGCGGTCGTGGTCGATGCCGGGGGGCACGTGCTGGGCACGGCCGGCCCGGTGGAGCACCGGTTCCCGCTGGCGTCGGTGACCAAGCTGCTCACCTCGTACGCGGTGCTGGTCGCGGTCGAGGAGGGCGCGGTCGAGTGGGACCGGCCCGCCGGGCCCGAGGGCTCGACCCTGCGGCACCTGATCGCGCACACCTCCGGGCTGGCGTTCGACTCGGCGGACGTGCAGGCCGCGCCGGGCACCAAGCGGATCTACTCCAACACCGGGTTCGAGGTGCTGGCGGACGCGGTGACCGCGGCGACCGGGATCCCGTTCGCCGACTACCTCGCCGAAGCCGTGCTCGCCCCGCTCGGCATGTCGTCCTCCGACCTGGACGGCTCGCCCGCCGCCGGTGCCACCTCCACCGTCGCCGACCTGGCCCGGTTCGCGGCCGAGGTGCAGGCCCCGAAGCTGGTGTCGGCGGCGCTGGTGGCGGAGGCGACCGCGGTGGCGTTCCCCGGTCTGCGCGGCGTGCTGCCCGGCTACGGCTCGCAGCGCGAGAACGACTGGGGGCTGGGGTTCGAGATCAGGGCGGCCAAGTCGCCGCACTGGACCGGCGCGACCAGCTCACCCCGGACGTTCGGCCACTTCGGGCAGAGCGGCACGTTCCTGTGGTGCGACCCGGACGCGGGCGTGGCGTGCGTGGCGCTGACCGACCGCCGGTTCGGCGAGTGGGCGGTGGCGGCGTGGCCGCCGTTCACCGACGGGGTGCTGGCGGAACTGCGGTAG
- a CDS encoding thiolase family protein, translating into MHRPLILDAARTPFGRYRGGLSGVRVDDLAALPITELLRRHRVDPARVDDVLYGNTNGAGEENRNIGRMAALLAGLPPTVPGVAVNRLCASGGEAIVQAGRALAMGDADLLVAGGVEGMTRAPFVVPRAEKAFADRMESVSTALGWRLVNPRMRAEWTVPLGRAAEDVAVALGITRAQMDMYALRSHRRASAAWDAGVHEGFAFPVQLRDGSAVRRDESVRPETSLEKLGKLASAFSESGPVTAGNSSPINDGATAVLMGTEQVAADLGITPLGEVLGSAVTADEPHRFTLAPVTAIRKLLSRLQISGTDVNLWEINEAFAAMALSVLHHLPEVDREKVNVHGGAIAYGHPLGASMPRVVVDLCRHLRARGGGLGIAAACVGVGQGMAIAVRV; encoded by the coding sequence ATGCACCGCCCGTTGATCCTCGACGCCGCCCGCACCCCGTTCGGCCGCTACCGCGGCGGACTTTCCGGGGTGCGCGTGGACGACCTGGCCGCGCTGCCGATCACCGAACTGCTGCGCAGACACCGGGTGGACCCCGCGCGGGTGGACGACGTCCTGTACGGCAACACGAACGGCGCGGGCGAGGAGAACCGGAACATCGGCCGGATGGCGGCCCTGCTCGCGGGCCTGCCGCCGACCGTGCCGGGGGTCGCGGTGAACCGCCTGTGCGCGTCCGGCGGCGAGGCGATCGTGCAAGCCGGGCGGGCGCTGGCGATGGGCGACGCGGACCTGCTTGTGGCGGGCGGCGTGGAAGGCATGACACGCGCACCGTTCGTGGTGCCACGCGCGGAAAAGGCGTTCGCGGACCGGATGGAATCGGTGTCCACGGCCCTCGGCTGGCGGCTGGTGAACCCCCGAATGCGCGCCGAATGGACAGTCCCGTTGGGCCGCGCCGCGGAAGACGTCGCAGTGGCGCTGGGCATCACCCGCGCCCAAATGGACATGTACGCGCTCCGCTCGCACCGCCGGGCATCGGCGGCGTGGGACGCGGGTGTGCACGAGGGTTTCGCGTTCCCCGTGCAACTGCGCGACGGCTCGGCGGTCCGCCGGGACGAGTCGGTGCGCCCGGAAACATCCCTGGAAAAGCTCGGAAAACTCGCGTCGGCCTTCTCCGAATCGGGCCCGGTGACCGCCGGCAACTCGTCACCGATCAACGACGGCGCGACAGCGGTCCTGATGGGCACCGAACAGGTGGCCGCAGACCTGGGCATCACCCCGCTCGGCGAAGTCCTGGGCAGCGCGGTGACCGCCGACGAACCACACCGGTTCACCCTCGCCCCGGTCACCGCGATCCGGAAGCTGTTGTCCCGCCTACAAATCTCAGGCACCGACGTGAACCTCTGGGAAATCAACGAGGCCTTCGCCGCGATGGCCCTGTCGGTGCTGCACCACCTTCCGGAAGTAGACCGCGAGAAGGTGAACGTCCACGGTGGAGCAATCGCCTACGGACACCCCCTGGGCGCGTCAATGCCCCGCGTAGTCGTCGACCTGTGCCGACACCTGCGCGCACGCGGCGGCGGTCTCGGCATCGCGGCGGCATGCGTAGGCGTGGGCCAGGGAATGGCAATCGCCGTCCGGGTCTAG